The following are encoded together in the Aciduricibacillus chroicocephali genome:
- a CDS encoding NCS2 family permease, which yields MDRFFKLKDNNTSVRTELTAGLTTFLTMVYIVVINPSVLQGAGVPFNQVFMATVISAIIGTLIMGLFANYPIAIAPGMGMNAYFASVVASHGVSYQVVFGTVFIAGLIFILLSLTHLRETLISAIPPSLKYGITSGIGLFIAFLGLKQSGIIVPNKATMVGFGDFGEPVTMLTLIGLFITLILLVWNLRGALFIGMIITGIIGYFMGLIDFHHKFVSAPPTPVFFDIDIAGVFSHSLYTVVFAFLLVTIFDTTGTMIGVAEKAGFIKDGKLPRAKAALLADATATTVGSVFGTSPSSAYVESTSGVAAGGRTGLTSVTVAALFAISIFFTPVIGAISSLPAITSPVLIIVGCFMMEGLAKIAWTKFDEAFPAFAILMAMPLTSSIATGISIGFITYPLLKLVGGKGKEVHWLLYVFGVIFVLQMIFFPAH from the coding sequence ATGGATCGATTTTTCAAATTAAAAGATAATAATACATCTGTTCGGACTGAGCTGACTGCTGGTCTGACTACATTTCTGACAATGGTTTATATCGTTGTCATCAACCCGTCTGTTTTGCAAGGAGCGGGTGTACCATTCAATCAGGTGTTCATGGCAACAGTCATTTCCGCCATTATTGGTACATTAATTATGGGGCTCTTTGCTAATTATCCAATCGCGATAGCTCCAGGTATGGGAATGAATGCATATTTCGCAAGTGTTGTAGCTTCACACGGTGTTTCCTATCAGGTTGTTTTCGGTACTGTATTCATTGCCGGTCTCATTTTTATTCTGCTAAGTTTGACACATTTACGCGAAACGCTTATCAGTGCGATACCGCCTTCTTTGAAGTATGGCATTACATCAGGAATTGGTCTGTTCATCGCTTTTCTTGGTCTTAAGCAATCGGGCATTATCGTTCCGAATAAGGCGACAATGGTCGGGTTCGGTGACTTCGGTGAACCGGTTACGATGCTTACGCTAATTGGTCTATTTATTACGTTGATTCTACTCGTATGGAATTTGCGTGGTGCTCTTTTCATCGGCATGATTATTACAGGGATCATTGGTTATTTCATGGGTCTAATTGATTTTCATCATAAGTTTGTCTCTGCACCACCGACTCCAGTATTTTTTGATATTGACATTGCTGGCGTATTCTCACATAGCCTGTATACAGTCGTTTTCGCATTCCTGCTTGTCACGATCTTCGATACAACAGGGACAATGATTGGTGTCGCTGAGAAAGCTGGCTTCATCAAAGACGGCAAATTGCCACGTGCGAAAGCAGCTTTGCTTGCTGATGCCACAGCAACAACAGTCGGCTCTGTATTCGGCACAAGCCCTTCATCAGCATATGTTGAATCTACTTCAGGTGTTGCTGCAGGTGGCCGAACAGGTCTTACATCTGTTACTGTGGCAGCATTGTTCGCAATCTCGATCTTCTTCACTCCTGTAATCGGTGCAATTTCGAGCTTGCCGGCAATTACTTCACCAGTACTCATCATCGTTGGTTGCTTCATGATGGAGGGACTTGCAAAAATTGCCTGGACGAAATTTGATGAAGCGTTCCCGGCATTTGCAATTCTCATGGCAATGCCGCTTACTTCAAGCATTGCTACTGGTATTTCAATAGGATTCATCACATATCCGCTGCTTAAGCTTGTTGGCGGTAAAGGTAAAGAAGTTCATTGGCTTCTATACGTGTTCGGTGTTATCTTCGTATTACAGATGATTTTCTTCCCGGCACATTAA
- a CDS encoding undecaprenyldiphospho-muramoylpentapeptide beta-N-acetylglucosaminyltransferase, with product MKRKRILFTGGGTAGHVIVNLALIPVFQEKGWEIDYIGSKNGIEKDLVQQLEGVTYHAVSTGKLRRYMSKENLKDPFKVLKGTMQSCNIIRKRKPSVIFSKGGFVSVPVMIASKLLRVPAVIHESDYTPGLANKIAIPFSRKVLATFEETLRYLPEKKAEYVGAVIRKELFSGEKAKGLAFAGLEGKRPVLLVMGGSGGSEKINSAIREGLDRLLETYEIIHICGKGKMAPEFDCPGYRQFEYVQDELKDIFAATDYVLSRAGSNAIFEFLALRIPMLLVPLGLNASRGDQIVNAKSFAEKRYARVLDEDQLTTETLAEELEQLKEYGPIMVDQMRQTNASDSLQKVVSIIENTSK from the coding sequence GTGAAGAGGAAACGTATTTTATTTACTGGCGGCGGTACAGCTGGCCATGTAATTGTCAATCTGGCGCTCATTCCGGTTTTTCAGGAAAAGGGCTGGGAAATAGATTATATCGGGTCCAAGAATGGTATTGAAAAGGACCTCGTCCAACAACTTGAAGGTGTGACATACCATGCAGTCTCTACAGGGAAACTGAGACGATACATGTCAAAAGAGAACTTAAAAGACCCTTTCAAGGTACTGAAAGGCACGATGCAGTCTTGTAACATTATTCGAAAGCGCAAGCCATCGGTCATTTTTTCAAAAGGTGGTTTCGTTTCAGTCCCTGTCATGATTGCCTCAAAGTTACTGCGAGTGCCTGCTGTCATCCATGAATCGGACTATACACCAGGACTTGCGAATAAAATTGCCATCCCGTTTTCCAGAAAAGTGCTAGCTACATTTGAAGAAACATTGCGTTATCTTCCTGAGAAGAAAGCAGAGTATGTTGGAGCTGTCATCAGAAAGGAACTTTTCTCTGGAGAGAAGGCAAAAGGACTTGCATTTGCAGGACTTGAAGGGAAGCGACCGGTTCTCCTAGTGATGGGAGGAAGTGGCGGATCTGAAAAAATCAACAGTGCAATTCGAGAAGGGCTTGACCGTCTGCTTGAGACATATGAAATTATTCATATTTGCGGTAAAGGCAAAATGGCTCCGGAATTTGATTGTCCGGGCTATCGTCAGTTCGAGTATGTCCAAGATGAGTTGAAAGATATCTTCGCTGCGACAGACTATGTTCTTTCGCGTGCAGGTTCAAATGCAATTTTCGAATTCCTCGCTTTGCGCATTCCGATGCTGCTCGTTCCACTCGGACTTAATGCCAGTCGCGGTGATCAAATTGTTAATGCGAAATCTTTTGCAGAAAAGCGATATGCCCGTGTGCTGGATGAAGATCAACTTACGACAGAGACGCTTGCCGAAGAATTGGAACAGCTGAAGGAGTACGGGCCGATCATGGTCGACCAAATGCGCCAGACAAACGCTTCCGATTCGTTACAAAAAGTTGTTTCCATCATTGAAAATACGAGTAAATGA
- a CDS encoding FAD-binding oxidoreductase — protein sequence MQKIKDLFKKTWFLGCLVIIFATSVLWNIPIEKRKYGLSESSLVTDYTGLLPERVVRVVKAADRQELQKIAKQANESGQRISVAGLQHSQGGHTYYKDGVVLDMRTYNRILEINELQKTVRVEAGATWEDVQDAILPYGLALKVTQSQSIFTIGGSLSVNGHGRDIRFGPMAGTVKEMTLLTPTGEIKRLTSRGDSEEWMKYVLGGYGLFGVILDVTLELTDNDIYTIHTEKLKTEEYESYFNNLMKDDNAAMHYARVSVAPSSFLDEMYVIDYNHTGKQDRSTSLKGEQGVRLSKLALDLGRHGGGMEDLFWRAQKKYIASIDKKEITRNNAMRSESTFMEFTKPGRVEVLQEYFVPVHSYEEYIKDLKKLLSADDKNDDFKVHNITVRYAAKDNLTSLNYAKEDMLGLVVLIQHGLKEKEIAEATAIIRDWTDLTLKYDGTYYLPYYRYQTKEQFKASYPDWEKFRTEKLKRDSNEVFQNLFYDHYIK from the coding sequence ATGCAAAAAATAAAAGATTTATTTAAAAAAACATGGTTTCTAGGATGCCTTGTCATAATTTTTGCGACCAGCGTTTTATGGAATATCCCGATTGAGAAGAGAAAATATGGACTTTCTGAAAGCAGTTTGGTAACAGACTATACAGGACTTCTCCCCGAACGAGTTGTGAGAGTAGTCAAAGCTGCAGATCGCCAAGAATTACAAAAGATTGCCAAACAAGCAAATGAAAGTGGTCAACGAATTTCAGTTGCTGGATTGCAACACTCACAAGGTGGCCATACGTATTATAAAGATGGTGTTGTTCTAGATATGCGGACATACAACAGGATATTGGAAATTAATGAATTGCAAAAAACCGTTCGTGTCGAAGCAGGAGCGACTTGGGAAGATGTTCAGGATGCGATATTGCCTTATGGTTTAGCTTTAAAGGTGACTCAATCGCAATCGATTTTCACGATAGGCGGCTCCCTCTCTGTAAATGGTCATGGCAGAGATATTCGATTTGGACCCATGGCGGGAACGGTTAAAGAAATGACGTTACTGACCCCCACAGGAGAAATAAAGAGATTAACCAGCAGAGGAGATTCAGAGGAGTGGATGAAGTACGTATTGGGTGGTTATGGATTATTCGGTGTGATTTTGGATGTGACATTGGAATTGACGGATAATGATATATACACCATTCATACAGAAAAGTTAAAAACAGAGGAATACGAGTCCTACTTCAATAATTTAATGAAGGATGATAATGCGGCTATGCATTACGCTAGGGTTAGTGTGGCACCAAGTTCCTTTTTAGACGAAATGTATGTAATTGATTACAATCATACTGGTAAACAAGATCGTTCAACCTCACTTAAAGGTGAGCAAGGTGTACGGTTATCCAAACTTGCACTCGATTTGGGACGACATGGGGGAGGAATGGAAGACCTCTTTTGGAGAGCCCAGAAAAAATATATTGCATCAATTGATAAAAAGGAAATTACTCGAAATAATGCGATGCGGTCGGAATCAACTTTCATGGAATTTACGAAGCCTGGGCGGGTAGAAGTACTGCAGGAGTATTTTGTACCGGTCCATTCATATGAGGAATATATAAAGGATTTAAAAAAATTGCTTTCAGCTGATGACAAAAATGATGATTTTAAAGTACATAATATTACAGTTCGATATGCGGCCAAAGACAATTTGACGAGTTTGAATTATGCCAAAGAAGATATGTTGGGTCTGGTCGTCTTGATTCAGCACGGTTTAAAAGAAAAAGAGATTGCTGAGGCGACTGCTATAATCCGGGATTGGACCGATCTAACCCTTAAATACGACGGAACTTATTACTTGCCTTATTACCGTTATCAGACAAAGGAACAATTCAAGGCATCATATCCTGATTGGGAAAAATTCCGTACAGAAAAATTAAAAAGAGATTCAAATGAGGTTTTTCAAAACTTGTTTTACGACCATTACATTAAATGA
- the odhB gene encoding 2-oxoglutarate dehydrogenase complex dihydrolipoyllysine-residue succinyltransferase, translating to MSSKDIIVPQLAESITEGTIVKWLVKEGEEVEKDNPIVELETDKVNVEINTDYTGVLEKIIAGPGTDVVVGETIARITEGSPVHDSQQNEKEEIIEVDNTDHQEELTESISRKDEPDSESALLNVPATPSARKYAREHGLSLNELDRKLVESYGRIGRREAELIGSLKNGEKEQSNGFKNGGNKTGDTEVEETPLQNTNSERPTERRKMSRRRMTIAKRLVEAQQEAAMLTTFNEVDMTNVMKLRKERKEKFKEKHGVKLGFMSFFTKAVVAALKDFPLLNAEIEGNELIIKNYFDIGIAVATDDGLVVPVVRNADKLDFAGIERKIGELSERARNNELEIADLQGGSFTITNGGVFGSLLSTPILNAPQVGILGMHTIQKRPVAMPDDTIEIRPMMYLAVSYDHRIVDGKEAVQFLVRIKQLLEDPYDLLLEG from the coding sequence ATGAGTAGCAAAGATATTATAGTGCCCCAGCTAGCTGAATCTATTACTGAGGGTACAATTGTAAAATGGCTCGTTAAAGAGGGAGAAGAAGTCGAGAAAGACAATCCAATTGTTGAACTTGAAACAGATAAAGTGAACGTGGAAATTAACACAGATTACACCGGTGTCCTTGAAAAAATCATTGCCGGTCCAGGAACTGATGTAGTGGTAGGTGAAACAATTGCCCGTATAACGGAGGGTTCCCCAGTACATGATTCCCAACAAAATGAGAAGGAAGAAATAATAGAGGTCGACAACACAGATCATCAGGAGGAATTAACTGAATCCATTTCGAGGAAAGATGAGCCGGATTCAGAATCTGCTTTGCTTAATGTTCCGGCGACCCCCTCAGCACGCAAATACGCCCGCGAGCATGGTCTTAGCCTGAATGAGCTCGACAGGAAGCTTGTTGAGTCCTATGGCAGGATTGGAAGGAGGGAAGCAGAACTGATAGGTTCTTTAAAGAATGGAGAGAAAGAACAGTCGAATGGTTTTAAGAACGGTGGCAACAAAACGGGAGACACTGAAGTGGAAGAAACCCCGTTGCAAAATACGAATTCAGAGCGTCCAACCGAAAGAAGAAAGATGTCTCGTCGCCGCATGACAATTGCCAAAAGGCTTGTTGAAGCCCAACAAGAGGCTGCAATGCTAACTACGTTTAATGAAGTAGATATGACAAATGTTATGAAACTGCGTAAAGAAAGAAAAGAGAAGTTCAAGGAGAAACACGGTGTGAAACTTGGTTTCATGTCTTTCTTCACGAAAGCCGTCGTTGCGGCTCTAAAAGACTTCCCATTGCTCAATGCAGAGATTGAGGGGAACGAACTCATAATTAAGAATTATTTTGATATCGGTATTGCTGTAGCTACAGATGATGGTTTGGTCGTACCAGTTGTCCGAAATGCTGATAAACTTGATTTTGCGGGTATCGAACGGAAGATCGGAGAGCTCAGTGAACGTGCGCGCAACAATGAATTGGAGATAGCGGACTTGCAGGGGGGCAGCTTTACGATAACAAACGGTGGTGTATTCGGTTCACTGCTATCTACACCTATTCTAAATGCTCCGCAAGTTGGAATACTAGGAATGCATACGATACAAAAACGACCAGTAGCCATGCCTGATGATACAATTGAGATTCGGCCAATGATGTATTTGGCTGTTTCATATGATCATCGAATAGTGGATGGCAAGGAAGCGGTTCAGTTCCTTGTCCGTATTAAACAATTACTCGAAGATCCATATGACTTGCTTCTTGAAGGATAA
- a CDS encoding tRNA (cytidine(34)-2'-O)-methyltransferase — protein MGLHVALYQPEIPPNTGNIARTCLGTGTSLHLIHPLGFKIDDKTLRRAGLDYWKHVDVHEHESFEALHSSWPNAEFYYIENYGTSYLTDVDFNRPDRDIFLVLGKETTGIPHELLVGKEDRCLRIHMNDQIRSLNLSNACAIAIYEVLRQQGFPNLK, from the coding sequence ATGGGCCTTCACGTAGCATTGTATCAGCCGGAAATTCCGCCAAACACAGGCAATATCGCAAGAACATGTCTTGGAACTGGCACGTCTCTGCACCTTATTCATCCGCTCGGCTTCAAAATCGATGACAAGACATTGCGCCGGGCGGGATTGGATTATTGGAAGCATGTCGATGTGCATGAGCATGAATCGTTTGAAGCATTGCATTCCAGCTGGCCAAACGCAGAATTCTATTATATTGAGAACTATGGTACTTCCTATTTGACTGATGTAGATTTCAACAGGCCAGACAGAGACATTTTTCTCGTTTTGGGCAAAGAAACGACCGGTATTCCACATGAACTGCTGGTCGGGAAGGAAGATAGATGTTTGCGTATTCATATGAATGACCAAATCCGCTCACTCAACCTTTCCAATGCTTGTGCCATTGCCATATATGAAGTGTTGAGACAACAAGGTTTTCCTAATTTGAAGTGA
- a CDS encoding MATE family efflux transporter, whose protein sequence is MYETARLRDKIKLFLTIVVPILITQVSMYLMNVFDTLMSGRVGTEDLAGVAIGSSIWVPVFTGINGVLLAITPIVSHLLGAEEHKTVSDKVKQAIYIALFLAIVIIAGALFLLGPVLDLMDLDHQVKVIAKHYVLALLTGVIPLFVFNTIRSFVDALGQTRVSMFIILIALPLNIFFNYIFIFGKLGVPAFGGVGAGIATAITYWIICIIAVLIVSMMQPFRQYMIFWNWRRPVFADWLEQFKIGVPIGFAIFIETSIFSGVTILMSVYSTTTIAAHQAAMNFYSLLYMIPLSVGMALTIAVGYEVGRKRFHDAKVYGRIGLFSGVLIAVVLGLVLLFASDDVAMLYNSDTKVVALTSHFLLYAILLQLADAFGAPLQGILRGYKDVNAAFLMAILSFWIIGLPVGWLSAHYTTLGPFGYWIGLIIGLAIGTTLLYARLYFVQKKAQKKQGIQHG, encoded by the coding sequence ATGTATGAAACAGCACGGCTGCGGGACAAGATCAAACTTTTTCTCACCATTGTCGTCCCCATTCTCATCACGCAGGTCAGCATGTATCTCATGAACGTATTCGATACACTGATGTCCGGACGTGTTGGAACTGAAGACCTTGCCGGTGTAGCTATCGGCTCAAGTATCTGGGTCCCAGTCTTTACTGGTATAAATGGTGTCCTGCTTGCAATCACACCGATTGTCTCTCATTTGCTCGGAGCTGAAGAACATAAAACTGTTTCAGATAAAGTAAAGCAGGCAATATACATCGCATTATTTCTAGCTATTGTCATCATTGCAGGTGCCCTGTTCTTACTTGGACCAGTGCTTGATTTGATGGACCTTGATCATCAAGTCAAAGTGATCGCTAAGCATTATGTTCTTGCCTTGCTGACAGGAGTCATACCGCTATTCGTATTCAATACCATTCGCAGCTTCGTTGATGCTCTTGGACAAACAAGGGTTTCGATGTTTATTATCCTGATTGCTCTGCCTCTTAACATCTTCTTTAACTACATTTTTATCTTCGGCAAACTTGGTGTACCAGCCTTTGGAGGTGTCGGTGCCGGAATTGCAACAGCGATCACTTACTGGATTATATGCATCATTGCCGTTCTCATTGTCAGTATGATGCAGCCATTCAGACAATATATGATTTTTTGGAATTGGAGAAGGCCCGTTTTTGCTGATTGGCTCGAACAATTCAAGATTGGTGTACCGATTGGATTTGCGATTTTCATTGAAACAAGCATCTTCTCGGGTGTGACAATTCTCATGTCTGTATACAGTACAACCACAATTGCAGCCCATCAGGCAGCAATGAATTTCTATTCACTTCTCTATATGATTCCGTTAAGTGTCGGGATGGCTCTCACCATCGCAGTCGGCTATGAAGTTGGGCGTAAAAGGTTTCATGATGCTAAAGTATATGGACGTATCGGACTGTTCAGCGGTGTACTGATTGCAGTTGTTCTCGGACTCGTTCTTCTGTTTGCAAGTGACGATGTAGCAATGCTTTACAACAGTGATACAAAAGTAGTCGCGCTTACGTCTCATTTTCTACTTTATGCCATTTTACTGCAACTTGCCGATGCCTTTGGAGCGCCTTTGCAAGGTATATTACGAGGTTACAAGGATGTTAATGCAGCTTTCTTGATGGCCATTCTTTCATTTTGGATCATCGGACTTCCTGTCGGTTGGCTCAGTGCTCATTATACAACTTTGGGTCCATTCGGTTATTGGATCGGACTCATCATTGGGCTAGCCATCGGTACCACTCTGCTCTATGCGAGACTTTATTTCGTTCAAAAAAAGGCACAAAAAAAGCAGGGAATCCAACACGGATAG
- a CDS encoding 2-oxoglutarate dehydrogenase E1 component — MDFTEKRQAFWGQFSQLNRGYLEEQYEHYEENPKNVEKSIRQLFDKWGPPEWFDQEELSEVTAERAPTVQKVKKLTAVIELIEAIRRYGHLEAEIYPIDFSKAGHSPLIDPKTYGLTKEDLRNMPISWLRDKYPKELQNGEDLIQYLRKCYTGKISFEYDHVNNDLERRWLLEHIESKRLKVQLTDEEKKKLLKRLEDVEGFESFLQRTFVGQKRFSIEGLEMMVPVLDHIIKLSIEDKIENILMGMAHRGRLSVLAHVLKKPIDKIFSEFNKGPNRELLPAEGTATINYGWSGDVKYHYGAQSDVKEGAGKTSLTLAHNPSHLEFVNPVVQGATRAKQDNRQRSGIPYQEMEKGFSVLIHGDAAFIGEGIVAETLNLSGLAGYRTGGTVHIIANNRIGYTTAEKDGRSTRYASDLAKGFEIPIIHVNADDPLACISAAALAFKYRRTFEKDILIDLVGYRRYGHNEIDEPRTTQPQLYAKIDKHPTVATLFSRQLIEKGILSEEGFNNMQAERNTGLRKLYDSMKENNTEDQEIGPIPPALAKELGRFKTEVPLDKLKKLNDQLAERPEGFMAFRKLEKILARRKGMLESGGKVDWGAAEALAFASILSDGTPIRLTGQDTERGTFAHRHMVLHDVETEDTYCLMHGIKDAKASFDIHNSPLSEAGVLGFEYGYSVHAPETLVIWEAQFGDFANAAQVIFDQFITSSRAKWAEKSGLVMLLPHGYEGQGPEHSSARLERYLQGAAENNLIVANVTSSAQYFHLLRRQALLCGKEEVRPLIVMTPKSLLRNPIVASDPEEFSEKTFELVKPGYQRKTSRKEAKRLLLGSGKIMIEIEEKMKKTDDDFSWLEVLRLEQFYPFPERTLGRHLAEMPNIEEIVWVQEEPRNMGAWDFVDDYLNNLLRPGQMLRYLGRPKRSSPAVGEPNLHRNGQTQIIEAAISREKRSVFL, encoded by the coding sequence ATGGATTTTACGGAAAAACGCCAGGCGTTCTGGGGACAGTTCAGCCAACTGAACAGAGGTTATCTTGAGGAACAATATGAACACTATGAAGAAAATCCTAAAAATGTAGAAAAATCAATACGCCAGCTTTTTGATAAATGGGGGCCACCAGAATGGTTTGATCAGGAGGAATTATCTGAGGTAACGGCTGAAAGAGCGCCTACTGTACAGAAAGTCAAAAAGTTAACTGCAGTTATTGAATTAATAGAAGCCATTAGACGCTATGGACATTTGGAAGCGGAAATTTATCCGATTGATTTTTCCAAGGCCGGACACTCACCGTTAATTGATCCTAAAACATATGGGCTGACAAAGGAAGACTTGCGGAATATGCCGATATCATGGCTACGGGACAAGTATCCAAAAGAACTTCAGAATGGCGAGGACCTTATTCAGTATTTACGCAAATGCTACACAGGGAAAATCTCTTTTGAATACGATCATGTGAACAATGATCTGGAGCGCCGCTGGCTGCTGGAACATATTGAGTCGAAGCGGCTTAAAGTTCAGCTCACGGACGAGGAGAAGAAGAAGCTCCTGAAAAGGCTTGAAGACGTGGAGGGATTTGAAAGTTTCCTGCAACGTACTTTCGTTGGGCAGAAACGCTTTTCAATCGAAGGGCTTGAAATGATGGTTCCCGTTCTCGATCATATCATTAAGCTGTCTATTGAGGATAAAATCGAGAACATTTTGATGGGGATGGCACATCGGGGAAGGCTCAGTGTTCTCGCTCATGTATTGAAGAAACCGATTGATAAAATCTTTTCCGAATTCAACAAAGGACCGAATCGGGAATTGCTCCCAGCTGAAGGTACAGCAACAATCAATTATGGTTGGAGCGGAGATGTAAAGTACCATTATGGAGCTCAGAGCGATGTGAAAGAGGGGGCAGGCAAGACTAGTCTCACGCTTGCCCATAACCCTTCCCATCTTGAATTCGTCAATCCTGTCGTCCAGGGAGCGACTCGGGCAAAGCAGGATAACAGACAGCGCTCAGGCATACCATATCAAGAAATGGAAAAAGGCTTTAGTGTGCTGATCCATGGTGATGCAGCTTTCATAGGAGAAGGAATTGTAGCTGAAACACTTAACCTTAGCGGGCTTGCTGGATATCGCACAGGAGGAACTGTCCATATCATCGCTAATAATAGAATTGGTTATACGACTGCAGAAAAAGACGGACGTTCCACCCGGTATGCGAGTGATCTGGCTAAAGGTTTTGAAATCCCGATTATTCATGTGAACGCGGATGATCCACTTGCTTGCATATCGGCTGCTGCTCTCGCATTCAAATATCGACGGACTTTCGAGAAAGATATCTTAATCGATCTTGTCGGCTATAGACGGTACGGCCATAACGAAATTGATGAACCGCGTACAACACAACCGCAACTGTATGCCAAAATCGACAAGCATCCGACAGTTGCCACATTGTTCTCACGCCAACTGATTGAAAAAGGTATTTTATCGGAAGAAGGTTTCAATAACATGCAAGCTGAGCGCAATACAGGCTTAAGAAAGCTGTATGATTCCATGAAAGAGAACAATACGGAAGATCAAGAAATCGGTCCAATTCCGCCCGCGCTTGCTAAGGAGCTTGGCCGCTTCAAAACAGAGGTGCCTTTGGATAAGCTTAAAAAACTAAACGACCAACTTGCCGAGCGTCCAGAAGGCTTCATGGCATTTCGTAAGCTGGAGAAAATTCTTGCCCGACGCAAAGGGATGCTTGAGTCTGGAGGTAAAGTTGATTGGGGAGCTGCTGAAGCACTTGCCTTCGCTTCCATTCTCTCTGACGGGACACCGATTCGCCTAACTGGTCAAGATACAGAGCGAGGCACATTCGCGCATAGACATATGGTATTACATGATGTAGAAACAGAGGATACGTACTGCCTCATGCATGGCATCAAAGACGCCAAAGCTTCATTTGATATTCATAACAGTCCACTATCCGAGGCAGGAGTGCTCGGGTTTGAGTACGGATACAGTGTGCATGCTCCTGAGACTCTCGTAATCTGGGAAGCGCAATTCGGAGATTTTGCTAACGCTGCTCAAGTGATTTTTGACCAGTTCATTACATCAAGCCGGGCAAAATGGGCAGAGAAATCCGGACTTGTCATGCTCCTTCCACACGGTTATGAAGGGCAGGGGCCGGAACATTCCAGTGCGAGACTTGAACGATATCTGCAGGGAGCGGCTGAGAATAATCTGATCGTTGCAAATGTGACATCAAGTGCACAATATTTCCATCTTCTTAGGCGCCAGGCATTACTTTGCGGAAAGGAAGAAGTCCGTCCTCTCATCGTTATGACGCCAAAAAGTCTTCTCCGCAATCCAATTGTCGCTTCAGATCCGGAAGAGTTCTCGGAAAAGACATTTGAATTGGTAAAGCCAGGTTACCAGCGCAAAACTTCTCGTAAAGAGGCAAAGCGCTTGTTGCTTGGCAGCGGGAAAATCATGATTGAAATAGAAGAAAAGATGAAGAAGACAGATGATGACTTCTCCTGGCTTGAAGTGTTGCGCCTAGAGCAATTTTATCCTTTCCCGGAACGGACATTAGGGAGACATCTCGCAGAAATGCCCAATATCGAGGAAATTGTTTGGGTACAAGAAGAACCGCGCAATATGGGGGCGTGGGATTTCGTAGATGACTATCTTAATAACTTGCTCCGACCAGGACAGATGCTGCGCTACCTTGGCAGGCCAAAGCGTTCTTCTCCGGCAGTCGGTGAACCGAATTTGCATCGGAATGGCCAGACACAGATCATTGAGGCGGCAATCAGCCGTGAGAAAAGGAGTGTGTTCCTATGA
- a CDS encoding amidase domain-containing protein: MEEIRTYWTDLFAGYTKEDWLERKKELFSRRQAEILKISGRGHVYEIMQRDGEDHGSYNLHLSYFIRQGDCFYIEEQLLPMQFTLKGGKLSKHEEADKGSIETFTPPPAPFERKDGLRAPEQPYNRLAAVQYAERWWNDFNPQYHRFHNDDCTNYISQCLFAGGAKMWGSPNRSRGWWYSGKSWSYSWAVAHSFRWYLSGTYQGLKTKEVESPQELVPGDIICYDFQGNGKFDHNTIVVNKDAEGMPLVNAHTNNSRNRYWAYQDSAAWTPNCQYKFFHILSV, translated from the coding sequence ATGGAAGAGATCAGAACATATTGGACAGATTTGTTTGCCGGCTACACGAAAGAAGATTGGCTTGAAAGAAAAAAAGAACTTTTCAGCAGAAGGCAGGCCGAAATTTTAAAAATTTCTGGAAGAGGCCATGTTTATGAAATCATGCAGAGAGATGGAGAGGATCATGGTTCTTACAACTTGCATTTGTCCTATTTTATTAGACAAGGCGACTGCTTTTATATAGAAGAACAGCTGCTTCCAATGCAATTTACTTTAAAGGGTGGCAAACTATCCAAGCACGAGGAAGCTGATAAGGGTTCAATTGAAACATTTACACCGCCACCGGCTCCTTTTGAGCGTAAAGATGGATTAAGAGCTCCTGAACAGCCGTATAACAGGTTAGCTGCTGTTCAGTACGCGGAAAGATGGTGGAATGATTTCAACCCGCAATATCACAGATTTCATAATGACGATTGCACTAATTATATTTCGCAATGTCTGTTTGCTGGCGGCGCCAAAATGTGGGGAAGTCCCAATCGTTCGCGCGGCTGGTGGTATAGCGGGAAAAGCTGGAGCTATAGTTGGGCGGTCGCCCATTCATTCAGATGGTATCTCTCGGGTACATATCAAGGTCTTAAAACGAAAGAGGTGGAATCTCCACAAGAACTCGTGCCAGGGGACATTATCTGTTATGACTTTCAAGGGAATGGGAAGTTCGACCATAACACAATTGTCGTAAACAAGGATGCAGAGGGAATGCCCCTTGTGAACGCACACACAAACAACAGCCGGAACAGATACTGGGCTTATCAAGATTCGGCAGCGTGGACGCCCAACTGCCAATATAAATTTTTCCACATTTTAAGTGTCTGA